One stretch of Pseudomonas sp. NC02 DNA includes these proteins:
- a CDS encoding AraC family transcriptional regulator, producing the protein MAQPAAATGTLCSEREQRVKQLILANLAGPLEVTELARACELSRSHFSRAFKRTTGVSPQEWIRQQRIKQAKVLITGSALSLTQISQECGFCDQAHFCHLFSRSEGVNPMAWRKLQLRYRHHLRTAQLAIVNLKETVIPISAS; encoded by the coding sequence ATGGCTCAACCAGCAGCTGCAACCGGGACCCTGTGTTCAGAGCGGGAACAGAGGGTCAAGCAATTGATCCTCGCCAATCTTGCTGGCCCCCTGGAGGTGACGGAACTGGCTCGCGCCTGTGAGCTGTCCCGCAGCCATTTCTCCAGGGCCTTCAAGCGCACCACCGGTGTATCGCCCCAGGAATGGATTCGCCAGCAACGCATCAAGCAGGCCAAGGTGCTGATCACCGGATCCGCCCTGAGCCTGACGCAGATCAGCCAGGAATGCGGGTTCTGCGACCAGGCGCACTTCTGTCACCTGTTCAGCCGCAGCGAAGGCGTGAACCCGATGGCCTGGCGCAAACTTCAGCTGCGCTACCGCCATCATCTGCGGACGGCACAGCTGGCGATCGTCAATCTAAAAGAGACAGTCATTCCGATTTCAGCTTCTTAA
- a CDS encoding antibiotic biosynthesis monooxygenase: protein MDSTAQGGPDEVVTLVVKHRIKPGLEADYEAWLRRIVRIAGERPGHLGVDVVRSKQGGLALFTCVLRYRSTEDLERWLDSPQRLELINQAAPMLADGDQTEVGAVNEFWFSPLADAAAKPPRWKQAVVTLLVILPLTLLVPIIWGPVLRLHPFLSNYIVATFLVTLTIVVLVVYLLMPAATRLFAPWLEASVKETL, encoded by the coding sequence ATGGACTCAACAGCACAAGGCGGGCCGGACGAGGTCGTGACCCTGGTGGTCAAGCACCGCATAAAACCCGGGCTTGAAGCCGACTACGAAGCCTGGCTGCGACGCATTGTGCGTATTGCCGGTGAGCGTCCCGGCCACCTCGGCGTTGACGTGGTGCGCAGCAAGCAGGGCGGCCTTGCGCTGTTCACCTGCGTGCTGCGTTATCGCTCCACCGAAGACCTGGAGCGCTGGCTCGATTCGCCGCAGCGCCTGGAGCTGATCAACCAAGCCGCACCGATGCTGGCCGACGGCGACCAGACCGAAGTCGGCGCGGTCAACGAGTTCTGGTTCTCGCCCCTGGCCGATGCTGCCGCCAAGCCGCCGCGCTGGAAACAGGCAGTGGTCACGCTGCTGGTGATCCTGCCGCTGACGTTGCTGGTGCCGATCATCTGGGGCCCGGTACTGCGGCTGCACCCGTTCCTGTCCAACTACATCGTCGCCACCTTCCTGGTCACCCTGACCATCGTTGTACTGGTGGTTTACCTGCTGATGCCGGCGGCCACCCGCCTGTTCGCGCCCTGGCTTGAAGCCTCTGTAAAGGAAACCCTATGA